A window of Xiphophorus hellerii strain 12219 chromosome 19, Xiphophorus_hellerii-4.1, whole genome shotgun sequence contains these coding sequences:
- the LOC116709639 gene encoding serine/threonine-protein phosphatase 2A 56 kDa regulatory subunit epsilon isoform isoform X3 has translation MSSAPTSSPSVDKVDGFSRKSVRKAKQKRSQSSSQFRSQGKPIELTPLPLLKDVPVPEQPELFLKKLQQCCTVFDFMDTLSDLKMKEYKRSTLNELVDYVTISRGYLTEQAYPEVVKMVSHNIFRTLPPSDSNEFDPEEDEPTLEASWPHLQLVYEFFIRFLESQEFQPSIAKKYIDQKFVLQLLELFDSEDPRERDYLKTVLHRIYGKFLGLRAFIRKQINNIFLRFVYETEHFNGVAELLEILGSIINGFALPLKAEHKQFLVKVLIPLHTVRSLSLFHAQLAYCIVQFLEKDPTLTEPVIRGLLKFWPKTCSQKEVMFLGELEEILDVIEPTQFVKIQEPLFKQISRCVSSPHFQVAERALYYWNNEYIMSLIEENSSVILPIMFASLYRISKEHWNPAIVALVYNVLKAFMEMNSTLFDELTATYKSDRQREKKKEKEREELWKKLEDLELKRGLRSDGIIPT, from the exons ATGTCCTCGGCACCCACCTCATCTCCGTCGGTGGACAAAGTGGACGGATTTTCTCGGAAGTCTGTAAGGAAGGCCAAGCAGAAGCGATCACAGAGTTCGTCCCAGTTCCGCTCTCAAGGCAAACCCATCGAGCTCACGCCTTTGCCACTGCTCAAAG ACGTTCCAGTACCAGAGCAGCCGGAACTGTTCTTAAAGAAGCTCCAACAGTGTTGTACTGTCTTTGACTTCATGGACACGCTGTCGGACCTCAAGATGAAAGAGTATAAGCGTTCAACGCTCAACGAGTTGGTGGATTATGTGACTATCAGCCGTGGCTACCTGACAGAACAGGCCTATCCAGAAGTTGTCAAAATG GTGTCTCATAACATATTCCGGACCCTTCCGCCCAGTGACAGCAATGAGTTTGACCCTGAGGAGGATGAGCCCACACTTGAGGCATCTTGGCCACATTTACAG TTGGTTTATGAGTTCTTCATTCGGTTCTTGGAGAGTCAGGAATTCCAGCCCAGCATTGCCAAAAAGTACATAGACCAGAAGTTTGTCCTACAG CTTTTGGAGTTGTTTGACAGCGAGGACCCTCGAGAAAGAGACTATCTGAAGACAGTCTTGCATAGAATCTACGGGAAATTCCTGGGGCTGAGGGCTTTTATACGAAAACAgatcaataatatttttttacg TTTTGTTTATGAGACGGAGCACTTCAATGGAGTGGCTGAGTTGCTGGAGATCTTGGGAAG TATAATCAATGGTTTTGCTTTGCCACTGAAAGCAGAACATAAGCAGTTTCTGGTTAAAGTCTTGATCCCCCTTCATACTGTCAGGAGTCTGTCCCTCTTCCATGCACAG TTGGCTTATTGCATTGTACAGTTCTTAGAGAAAGACCCGACATTAACAGAACCA GTCATCAGAGGCTTACTGAAGTTCTGGCCAAAAACATGCAGTCAAAAAGAG GTGATGTTTCTGGGAGAGCTGGAGGAAATTCTGGATGTGATAGAGCCCACACAGTTTGTAAAGATCCAGGAGCCGCTATTCAAACAGATCTCCAGATGCGTTTCCAGCCCACATTTCCAG GTCGCAGAGCGAGCTTTGTACTACTGGAACAACGAATATATCATGAGTCTGATTGAGGAGAACTCCAGCGTCATCCTGCCCATCATGTTTGCCAGCCTGTACAGGATCTCGAAAGAGCACTGGAACCC GGCCATCGTAGCGCTGGTGTACAATGTCCTAAAGGCCTTCATGGAAATGAACAGTACCTTATTCGATGAGCTCACCGCCACCTACAAGTCAGACCGTCAGCG tgagaagaagaaggagaaggagcGTGAGGAACTGTGGAAGAAGCTGGAGGACCTGGAGCTGAAGCGGGGCCTTAGGAGTGACGGGATCATCCCCACTTAA
- the LOC116709639 gene encoding serine/threonine-protein phosphatase 2A 56 kDa regulatory subunit epsilon isoform isoform X1 translates to MMGDRPSPPSRAMSSAPTSSPSVDKVDGFSRKSVRKAKQKRSQSSSQFRSQGKPIELTPLPLLKDVPVPEQPELFLKKLQQCCTVFDFMDTLSDLKMKEYKRSTLNELVDYVTISRGYLTEQAYPEVVKMVSHNIFRTLPPSDSNEFDPEEDEPTLEASWPHLQLVYEFFIRFLESQEFQPSIAKKYIDQKFVLQLLELFDSEDPRERDYLKTVLHRIYGKFLGLRAFIRKQINNIFLRFVYETEHFNGVAELLEILGSIINGFALPLKAEHKQFLVKVLIPLHTVRSLSLFHAQLAYCIVQFLEKDPTLTEPVIRGLLKFWPKTCSQKEVMFLGELEEILDVIEPTQFVKIQEPLFKQISRCVSSPHFQVAERALYYWNNEYIMSLIEENSSVILPIMFASLYRISKEHWNPAIVALVYNVLKAFMEMNSTLFDELTATYKSDRQREKKKEKEREELWKKLEDLELKRGLRSDGIIPT, encoded by the exons CAGGGCTATGTCCTCGGCACCCACCTCATCTCCGTCGGTGGACAAAGTGGACGGATTTTCTCGGAAGTCTGTAAGGAAGGCCAAGCAGAAGCGATCACAGAGTTCGTCCCAGTTCCGCTCTCAAGGCAAACCCATCGAGCTCACGCCTTTGCCACTGCTCAAAG ACGTTCCAGTACCAGAGCAGCCGGAACTGTTCTTAAAGAAGCTCCAACAGTGTTGTACTGTCTTTGACTTCATGGACACGCTGTCGGACCTCAAGATGAAAGAGTATAAGCGTTCAACGCTCAACGAGTTGGTGGATTATGTGACTATCAGCCGTGGCTACCTGACAGAACAGGCCTATCCAGAAGTTGTCAAAATG GTGTCTCATAACATATTCCGGACCCTTCCGCCCAGTGACAGCAATGAGTTTGACCCTGAGGAGGATGAGCCCACACTTGAGGCATCTTGGCCACATTTACAG TTGGTTTATGAGTTCTTCATTCGGTTCTTGGAGAGTCAGGAATTCCAGCCCAGCATTGCCAAAAAGTACATAGACCAGAAGTTTGTCCTACAG CTTTTGGAGTTGTTTGACAGCGAGGACCCTCGAGAAAGAGACTATCTGAAGACAGTCTTGCATAGAATCTACGGGAAATTCCTGGGGCTGAGGGCTTTTATACGAAAACAgatcaataatatttttttacg TTTTGTTTATGAGACGGAGCACTTCAATGGAGTGGCTGAGTTGCTGGAGATCTTGGGAAG TATAATCAATGGTTTTGCTTTGCCACTGAAAGCAGAACATAAGCAGTTTCTGGTTAAAGTCTTGATCCCCCTTCATACTGTCAGGAGTCTGTCCCTCTTCCATGCACAG TTGGCTTATTGCATTGTACAGTTCTTAGAGAAAGACCCGACATTAACAGAACCA GTCATCAGAGGCTTACTGAAGTTCTGGCCAAAAACATGCAGTCAAAAAGAG GTGATGTTTCTGGGAGAGCTGGAGGAAATTCTGGATGTGATAGAGCCCACACAGTTTGTAAAGATCCAGGAGCCGCTATTCAAACAGATCTCCAGATGCGTTTCCAGCCCACATTTCCAG GTCGCAGAGCGAGCTTTGTACTACTGGAACAACGAATATATCATGAGTCTGATTGAGGAGAACTCCAGCGTCATCCTGCCCATCATGTTTGCCAGCCTGTACAGGATCTCGAAAGAGCACTGGAACCC GGCCATCGTAGCGCTGGTGTACAATGTCCTAAAGGCCTTCATGGAAATGAACAGTACCTTATTCGATGAGCTCACCGCCACCTACAAGTCAGACCGTCAGCG tgagaagaagaaggagaaggagcGTGAGGAACTGTGGAAGAAGCTGGAGGACCTGGAGCTGAAGCGGGGCCTTAGGAGTGACGGGATCATCCCCACTTAA
- the LOC116709639 gene encoding serine/threonine-protein phosphatase 2A 56 kDa regulatory subunit epsilon isoform isoform X2, producing MMGDRPSPPRAMSSAPTSSPSVDKVDGFSRKSVRKAKQKRSQSSSQFRSQGKPIELTPLPLLKDVPVPEQPELFLKKLQQCCTVFDFMDTLSDLKMKEYKRSTLNELVDYVTISRGYLTEQAYPEVVKMVSHNIFRTLPPSDSNEFDPEEDEPTLEASWPHLQLVYEFFIRFLESQEFQPSIAKKYIDQKFVLQLLELFDSEDPRERDYLKTVLHRIYGKFLGLRAFIRKQINNIFLRFVYETEHFNGVAELLEILGSIINGFALPLKAEHKQFLVKVLIPLHTVRSLSLFHAQLAYCIVQFLEKDPTLTEPVIRGLLKFWPKTCSQKEVMFLGELEEILDVIEPTQFVKIQEPLFKQISRCVSSPHFQVAERALYYWNNEYIMSLIEENSSVILPIMFASLYRISKEHWNPAIVALVYNVLKAFMEMNSTLFDELTATYKSDRQREKKKEKEREELWKKLEDLELKRGLRSDGIIPT from the exons GGCTATGTCCTCGGCACCCACCTCATCTCCGTCGGTGGACAAAGTGGACGGATTTTCTCGGAAGTCTGTAAGGAAGGCCAAGCAGAAGCGATCACAGAGTTCGTCCCAGTTCCGCTCTCAAGGCAAACCCATCGAGCTCACGCCTTTGCCACTGCTCAAAG ACGTTCCAGTACCAGAGCAGCCGGAACTGTTCTTAAAGAAGCTCCAACAGTGTTGTACTGTCTTTGACTTCATGGACACGCTGTCGGACCTCAAGATGAAAGAGTATAAGCGTTCAACGCTCAACGAGTTGGTGGATTATGTGACTATCAGCCGTGGCTACCTGACAGAACAGGCCTATCCAGAAGTTGTCAAAATG GTGTCTCATAACATATTCCGGACCCTTCCGCCCAGTGACAGCAATGAGTTTGACCCTGAGGAGGATGAGCCCACACTTGAGGCATCTTGGCCACATTTACAG TTGGTTTATGAGTTCTTCATTCGGTTCTTGGAGAGTCAGGAATTCCAGCCCAGCATTGCCAAAAAGTACATAGACCAGAAGTTTGTCCTACAG CTTTTGGAGTTGTTTGACAGCGAGGACCCTCGAGAAAGAGACTATCTGAAGACAGTCTTGCATAGAATCTACGGGAAATTCCTGGGGCTGAGGGCTTTTATACGAAAACAgatcaataatatttttttacg TTTTGTTTATGAGACGGAGCACTTCAATGGAGTGGCTGAGTTGCTGGAGATCTTGGGAAG TATAATCAATGGTTTTGCTTTGCCACTGAAAGCAGAACATAAGCAGTTTCTGGTTAAAGTCTTGATCCCCCTTCATACTGTCAGGAGTCTGTCCCTCTTCCATGCACAG TTGGCTTATTGCATTGTACAGTTCTTAGAGAAAGACCCGACATTAACAGAACCA GTCATCAGAGGCTTACTGAAGTTCTGGCCAAAAACATGCAGTCAAAAAGAG GTGATGTTTCTGGGAGAGCTGGAGGAAATTCTGGATGTGATAGAGCCCACACAGTTTGTAAAGATCCAGGAGCCGCTATTCAAACAGATCTCCAGATGCGTTTCCAGCCCACATTTCCAG GTCGCAGAGCGAGCTTTGTACTACTGGAACAACGAATATATCATGAGTCTGATTGAGGAGAACTCCAGCGTCATCCTGCCCATCATGTTTGCCAGCCTGTACAGGATCTCGAAAGAGCACTGGAACCC GGCCATCGTAGCGCTGGTGTACAATGTCCTAAAGGCCTTCATGGAAATGAACAGTACCTTATTCGATGAGCTCACCGCCACCTACAAGTCAGACCGTCAGCG tgagaagaagaaggagaaggagcGTGAGGAACTGTGGAAGAAGCTGGAGGACCTGGAGCTGAAGCGGGGCCTTAGGAGTGACGGGATCATCCCCACTTAA